Proteins co-encoded in one Kutzneria chonburiensis genomic window:
- the rplM gene encoding 50S ribosomal protein L13 has protein sequence MRTYSPKAGEVNRAWHVIDAQDVVLGRLATQAATLLRGKHKPIYAPHVDTGDFVVIVNAEKVALTGNKRDQAFVYRHSGHPGGLSKRSFGEMLEKQPERLVERAIKGMLPHTRLGRAMASKLKVYAGPAHPHAAQQPQPFEITKIAQ, from the coding sequence GTGCGCACGTACAGCCCGAAGGCCGGCGAGGTGAACCGCGCCTGGCACGTCATCGACGCCCAGGACGTGGTGCTCGGCCGGCTCGCCACCCAGGCCGCGACGCTGCTGCGTGGCAAGCACAAGCCCATCTACGCCCCGCATGTCGACACCGGTGACTTCGTCGTCATCGTGAACGCCGAGAAGGTGGCGCTCACCGGCAACAAGCGGGACCAGGCGTTCGTGTACCGCCACAGCGGCCACCCGGGCGGCCTGAGCAAGCGCTCCTTCGGCGAGATGCTGGAGAAGCAGCCCGAGCGTCTCGTGGAGCGGGCGATCAAGGGCATGCTGCCGCACACCCGTCTGGGCCGTGCCATGGCCAGCAAGCTCAAGGTGTACGCCGGCCCGGCGCACCCGCACGCGGCCCAGCAGCCGCAGCCGTTCGAGATCACCAAGATCGCCCAGTGA
- a CDS encoding WXG100 family type VII secretion target, whose translation MGTNIAEMASCAKDIENVEQEINATVNKLNGDLTPLQSSWKGQASAAFQQLQERLMEDAKKLNQALNDISTAMRTASGTYSQQEEEASHGISNISSRLNG comes from the coding sequence ATGGGGACCAACATCGCCGAGATGGCGAGCTGCGCCAAGGACATCGAGAACGTCGAGCAGGAGATCAACGCGACGGTCAACAAGCTCAACGGCGACCTCACCCCGCTCCAGTCCAGCTGGAAGGGCCAGGCCTCCGCGGCGTTCCAGCAGCTCCAGGAGCGTCTGATGGAGGACGCCAAGAAGCTGAACCAGGCCCTGAACGACATCTCCACCGCGATGCGGACCGCGTCCGGCACCTACTCGCAGCAGGAAGAGGAAGCCTCGCACGGCATCAGCAACATCAGCAGCCGGCTGAACGGCTGA
- a CDS encoding type VII secretion target: MSGSVKADGGAITTLGSYFRDLDETTAVGYRNTLDSVHVTGDITGKSCPQAGDAAAKAVQTLSANMKDFGSHAEDICAGLNATAKNYADTDSSNASSISASGVTPDVQNTREPPQRRLVVDHAPQAGHDQAGSSQEG, from the coding sequence ATGTCGGGCAGCGTCAAGGCCGACGGCGGGGCGATCACGACTCTCGGTTCGTACTTCCGAGATCTCGATGAGACGACCGCGGTCGGATATCGCAACACGCTGGACTCGGTGCACGTCACGGGGGACATCACGGGGAAGTCGTGCCCGCAGGCCGGCGATGCGGCGGCGAAGGCCGTGCAGACCTTGAGCGCCAACATGAAGGACTTCGGTTCGCACGCGGAGGACATCTGCGCCGGATTGAACGCGACCGCGAAGAACTACGCCGACACCGATTCCTCGAATGCGTCGTCGATCTCGGCCTCGGGGGTAACGCCTGATGTCCAAAACACACGGGAGCCACCACAGCGGCGGCTCGTCGTCGACCACGCACCACAAGCCGGACACGACCAAGCCGGTTCATCCCAAGAAGGATGA
- a CDS encoding type VII secretion-associated protein has product MSFHVAVDFGTSSTCVAVAVDGKEPQLVVLEGGTPVMPSAVFADRGGTLFVGQEAERQAAVDPSRYEPNPKRRIDEGQLLLGDTVLNVLDVVRAVLVRATNEARRLVGGARIDLLVLTHPADWGAVRTRILRQAGQGLGAEVALVPEPVAAAVFHSASTAMPDGTALAVLDFGGGTVDASVVRRRGASFEVLATRGEPNFGGADIDQALLEHVGTLVSSSDPQAWQALMEGREMADRRRRRVLRQDVRGAKETLSRHAYTDVPMPQPFPDAHVTRADLERLIGPQLGRAADLMADTVKAARLTAGELSTVFLVGGSSRIPLVARLVHERAGVMPTTLDQPETIVARGALRVVTLDPHRTGAFPGVRPPSPMQQPLETPRAGYPAVPVGGAGPMPAGAVVDVTRPVPANFPQVPVPEKKRGKWLPWVVVGSVVLVVVAGVTVFRLVTGGPDGKDVAQYDYRFTAPSGWSQTGGNASFREVQLKPDGSTGKQVISVQERALNYDASAQRDQAIGQVRSAVEQAGPDFSDFSDAASFGGKDVLYYRERVDGASVDWYVVLKGKAQVSVGCQYAPGDKDSVTAACQQVVSTLAVQA; this is encoded by the coding sequence ATGTCCTTTCACGTGGCGGTCGACTTCGGCACGTCGAGCACGTGCGTGGCGGTGGCCGTCGACGGCAAGGAGCCGCAGCTGGTCGTCCTGGAGGGCGGCACGCCGGTGATGCCGTCGGCGGTCTTCGCCGACCGCGGCGGCACGCTGTTCGTCGGGCAGGAGGCGGAGCGGCAGGCGGCGGTGGACCCGTCGCGTTACGAGCCGAATCCCAAGCGCCGCATCGACGAGGGGCAGCTGCTGCTCGGCGACACCGTGCTGAACGTGCTGGACGTGGTGCGAGCGGTGCTCGTACGGGCCACGAACGAAGCCCGGCGGTTGGTCGGCGGCGCGCGGATCGACCTGCTGGTGCTGACCCATCCCGCCGACTGGGGCGCGGTTCGCACGCGAATCCTGCGCCAGGCCGGGCAAGGGCTCGGCGCCGAGGTGGCGCTGGTGCCGGAACCCGTTGCGGCGGCGGTGTTCCACTCGGCGTCGACGGCGATGCCGGACGGAACCGCCTTGGCCGTACTGGACTTCGGCGGCGGCACCGTGGACGCCAGCGTGGTGCGGCGACGTGGGGCGTCGTTCGAGGTGCTGGCTACCCGTGGCGAGCCGAACTTCGGCGGTGCGGACATCGACCAGGCGTTGCTGGAGCACGTCGGCACGCTCGTGTCGTCGTCGGATCCGCAGGCGTGGCAGGCGTTGATGGAAGGCCGTGAGATGGCCGACCGGCGGCGTCGTCGCGTGCTGCGGCAGGACGTGCGCGGGGCCAAGGAGACGCTGTCCCGGCATGCCTACACCGATGTGCCGATGCCGCAACCGTTTCCGGACGCCCACGTGACGCGGGCCGACCTGGAGCGGCTGATCGGCCCGCAGCTGGGCCGGGCGGCCGACCTGATGGCCGACACCGTGAAGGCGGCGCGGCTGACCGCCGGTGAGCTCAGCACGGTGTTCCTGGTCGGCGGCTCCAGCCGGATCCCGTTGGTGGCGCGGCTGGTGCACGAGCGTGCCGGCGTGATGCCGACGACGCTCGACCAGCCGGAGACGATCGTGGCCCGTGGCGCGCTGCGGGTGGTCACCCTTGATCCACATCGGACGGGCGCGTTTCCCGGGGTGCGGCCGCCCAGCCCGATGCAGCAGCCGCTGGAGACGCCTCGCGCGGGCTACCCGGCGGTGCCGGTGGGCGGCGCGGGACCGATGCCGGCCGGGGCTGTTGTCGACGTCACCCGGCCCGTGCCGGCCAACTTTCCCCAGGTGCCCGTACCGGAGAAGAAGCGCGGCAAGTGGCTGCCGTGGGTTGTGGTCGGCTCCGTGGTGCTGGTGGTCGTCGCCGGCGTGACGGTGTTTCGCCTGGTCACCGGCGGCCCGGACGGCAAGGACGTGGCGCAGTACGACTACCGCTTCACCGCCCCGTCGGGCTGGAGCCAGACCGGCGGCAACGCCTCGTTCCGCGAGGTGCAGCTCAAGCCGGACGGGTCGACCGGCAAGCAGGTGATCTCCGTCCAGGAGCGGGCGCTGAACTACGACGCCAGCGCCCAGCGGGACCAGGCGATCGGCCAGGTCCGGTCGGCGGTCGAGCAGGCCGGCCCCGACTTCTCCGATTTCTCGGACGCCGCCAGCTTCGGCGGCAAGGATGTCCTCTACTACCGCGAGCGCGTCGACGGGGCATCGGTCGACTGGTACGTGGTCCTCAAGGGCAAGGCGCAGGTCAGCGTCGGCTGCCAGTACGCGCCCGGCGACAAGGACTCCGTGACCGCCGCCTGCCAGCAGGTCGTGAGCACGCTGGCGGTGCAAGCCTGA
- a CDS encoding WXG100 family type VII secretion target, with product MSKTHGSHHSGGSSSTTHHKPDTTKPVHPKKDDEEPGGGTHPKKDDEGKDERRRRNGQDGQDGEDGQNGRGGNGGNGGNGGNGGNGGDGGDGGDGGDGGDGGDGGDGGDGGDGGDYGDGAGEDGGGDLSGRSDDVCDAHTDKRDGFKDWLDLYNLYTGKNLSFDNDIVKPFDQPRGIDYGQLAQAADDLSQVASDFSASCDEMNGKVTGVVGSSWQGDAANAFGSYIQQFSTKSQTIDSDLDKLSQAITSSTSAAKQIVDAYGQTLDQIDFSKIQFDQMTTLELILIYKAEKGLDDLVNKLKDGVADLIGFDFPGGWALDAAWAVCSTLGECILWIMGVETDWFLQFIAGLTQKVLDAGFKEPFEQNLQLLQQGSKTADTGIKQAFQNLISTAESINKSPFSGLSQVPEGKPEPPKTGGGPPPHNGGGPPGGGGPPGGGGPPGGGGPPGGGGPPGGGPTPPVTPPTPPVTPPTQIPHPTAPQSAETVKIQDGANTIEVDSPDGQGHVKIKVDDGDGKPAKTYDVDFSKVANNPAVAGLAGQPGQPGAPGHGGINHPGAVGQTGVQGQMPGSGMPGQPGGVPGQPGVPGQPGANPDGSIPTPAGPDGKAVIHDGDLTITAQQGKVPGEVQVSIDDGTGKPPHTYTIDYNDAAGPTASPAGTHAAGADGVGTQPTASSGGAHAIDEPAHQPLHHDASALGTDPAAADTGGADASGWTMPGDTPAPTGPAHALPDDVPVAMPEPAWTAPAAADPGFTYAPTDQHDQGNFSGSLFDTPASTTVAAASFTPAAADTGGTSAWTLGGESGHGMVGDQGGAHHAGAWDTAHSAAPSMGGQASTEQASAPGDAGLAQLGGAHQAAGQAGSPMGGGMPMMGAMGGGGHGGGGEDQERSTNAAWRTPSAVFDDTGQAGVSRMNGVLGDDEGSQR from the coding sequence ATGTCCAAAACACACGGGAGCCACCACAGCGGCGGCTCGTCGTCGACCACGCACCACAAGCCGGACACGACCAAGCCGGTTCATCCCAAGAAGGATGACGAGGAGCCGGGCGGCGGCACGCATCCGAAGAAGGACGATGAGGGCAAGGACGAGCGCCGCCGCCGCAACGGGCAGGACGGCCAGGACGGCGAAGACGGCCAGAACGGCCGCGGCGGCAATGGTGGCAACGGCGGTAACGGGGGTAATGGCGGAAACGGCGGCGACGGCGGTGATGGGGGCGACGGTGGTGATGGCGGGGACGGCGGCGACGGGGGAGACGGCGGCGACGGGGGAGACGGCGGCGACTACGGCGACGGGGCCGGTGAGGACGGCGGCGGCGATCTGAGCGGTCGCTCCGACGACGTCTGCGACGCGCACACCGACAAGCGCGACGGCTTCAAGGACTGGCTCGACCTCTACAACCTCTACACCGGCAAGAACCTCAGCTTCGACAACGACATCGTCAAGCCGTTCGACCAGCCCCGCGGCATCGACTACGGGCAGCTGGCCCAGGCGGCCGACGACCTGTCCCAGGTGGCGTCGGACTTCTCGGCCAGCTGTGACGAGATGAACGGCAAGGTCACCGGGGTTGTCGGCAGTTCGTGGCAGGGCGACGCGGCCAACGCCTTCGGCTCCTACATCCAGCAGTTCAGCACCAAGTCCCAGACCATCGACAGCGACCTGGACAAGCTGAGCCAGGCCATCACGTCGAGCACGTCCGCGGCCAAGCAGATCGTCGACGCCTACGGCCAGACGCTGGACCAGATCGACTTCAGCAAGATCCAGTTCGACCAGATGACGACCCTCGAGCTGATCCTCATCTACAAGGCCGAGAAGGGCCTTGACGATCTGGTCAACAAGCTCAAGGACGGCGTCGCCGACCTGATCGGCTTCGACTTCCCCGGCGGCTGGGCGCTGGACGCCGCCTGGGCGGTGTGCAGCACGCTGGGCGAGTGCATCCTGTGGATCATGGGCGTCGAGACGGACTGGTTCCTCCAGTTCATCGCCGGCCTGACCCAGAAGGTGCTCGACGCCGGCTTCAAGGAGCCGTTCGAGCAGAACCTCCAGCTGCTGCAACAGGGTTCGAAGACCGCGGACACCGGCATCAAGCAGGCGTTCCAGAACCTGATCAGCACCGCCGAGTCGATCAACAAGAGCCCGTTCTCCGGGCTGTCGCAGGTGCCTGAGGGCAAGCCGGAGCCGCCGAAGACCGGTGGCGGGCCGCCGCCGCACAACGGTGGTGGACCGCCCGGTGGCGGTGGCCCTCCCGGCGGTGGCGGCCCTCCCGGTGGCGGTGGGCCTCCTGGCGGCGGTGGCCCTCCCGGTGGTGGCCCGACCCCGCCGGTGACGCCTCCGACGCCGCCGGTGACGCCCCCGACCCAGATCCCGCACCCGACCGCGCCGCAGTCGGCCGAGACGGTGAAGATCCAGGACGGCGCCAACACCATCGAGGTGGACAGCCCCGACGGGCAGGGCCACGTCAAGATCAAGGTGGACGACGGCGACGGCAAGCCGGCCAAGACCTACGACGTCGACTTCAGCAAGGTGGCCAACAACCCGGCCGTGGCCGGCCTCGCCGGCCAGCCGGGTCAGCCCGGTGCGCCGGGGCACGGCGGCATCAACCATCCGGGTGCCGTCGGCCAGACCGGTGTCCAGGGCCAGATGCCGGGCAGCGGCATGCCCGGTCAGCCCGGCGGCGTTCCCGGTCAGCCGGGCGTCCCCGGTCAGCCGGGGGCCAACCCGGACGGCTCCATCCCGACGCCGGCCGGCCCGGACGGCAAGGCCGTGATCCACGACGGCGACCTGACCATCACCGCGCAGCAGGGCAAGGTGCCGGGCGAGGTCCAGGTCTCCATCGACGACGGCACCGGCAAGCCGCCGCACACGTACACCATCGACTACAACGACGCCGCCGGCCCGACGGCCTCGCCGGCCGGCACCCACGCCGCCGGTGCTGACGGCGTCGGCACGCAGCCGACCGCTTCCTCCGGCGGCGCGCACGCGATCGATGAGCCGGCCCACCAGCCGCTGCATCACGACGCGAGCGCGCTGGGCACCGACCCGGCGGCCGCCGACACGGGCGGCGCGGACGCCTCCGGCTGGACGATGCCGGGCGACACCCCGGCGCCCACCGGCCCGGCGCACGCGCTGCCGGACGACGTGCCGGTGGCGATGCCGGAGCCGGCGTGGACCGCGCCGGCCGCGGCCGACCCGGGCTTCACCTACGCCCCGACCGACCAGCACGACCAGGGCAACTTCTCCGGCAGCCTGTTCGACACCCCGGCGTCCACCACGGTCGCGGCGGCGTCGTTCACGCCGGCCGCCGCCGACACCGGCGGCACGTCGGCCTGGACGTTGGGTGGCGAGAGCGGCCACGGCATGGTCGGCGACCAGGGCGGCGCGCACCACGCCGGCGCCTGGGACACCGCGCACAGCGCGGCCCCGAGCATGGGCGGCCAGGCGTCGACCGAGCAGGCCAGCGCTCCCGGCGACGCCGGACTGGCCCAGCTCGGCGGCGCGCACCAGGCCGCGGGCCAGGCCGGTTCCCCGATGGGCGGCGGCATGCCGATGATGGGGGCCATGGGCGGCGGCGGTCACGGTGGCGGCGGCGAGGACCAGGAACGCAGCACGAACGCGGCCTGGCGGACGCCCAGCGCCGTGTTCGACGACACCGGCCAGGCCGGCGTGAGCCGGATGAACGGCGTGCTCGGTGACGACGAGGGGAGTCAGCGGTGA
- the glmM gene encoding phosphoglucosamine mutase: protein MSRLFGTDGVRGMANADLTPELALSLAAAAARVLAEHDTTHRPIAVVGRDPRASGEMLEAAVTAGLTAAGADVLRLGVLPTPAVAFLVAELGADLGVMISASHNPMPDNGIKFFAKGGLKLSDELENEIESRLGETEGRPTGAGVGRVSDVPDAVNRYIDHLLLSTPHDLHGLRIVVDCANGAASTTAPQAYRRAGAEVIAIHADPTGLNINDGVGSTHLDVLQAAVLEHGADLGIAHDGDADRCLAVDGTGAEVDGDQIMAVLALALKDAGELKDDTLVATVMSNLGLHLAMKEYGVRLLTTAVGDRYVVEELRSGGYSLGGEQSGHVILPSHATTGDGLLTALRLMARVAATGKSLGELAGVMRRLPQVLINVRVADKAAVAAAETVNKAVAEVTAELGETGRVLLRPSGTEQLVRVMVEAPSHDEAHGAATRLAEVVSAVR, encoded by the coding sequence ATGTCCCGTCTGTTCGGCACCGACGGCGTCCGCGGTATGGCCAACGCCGACCTGACCCCGGAGCTGGCGCTCTCGCTGGCCGCGGCCGCGGCCCGGGTGCTGGCCGAGCACGACACCACGCACCGTCCGATCGCGGTGGTGGGCCGGGACCCGAGGGCCAGCGGCGAGATGCTGGAGGCGGCGGTCACCGCCGGCCTCACGGCGGCCGGTGCGGACGTGCTGCGGCTGGGCGTGCTGCCCACCCCGGCGGTGGCCTTCCTGGTCGCCGAACTCGGCGCCGACCTGGGCGTGATGATCTCCGCCTCGCACAATCCGATGCCCGACAACGGCATCAAGTTCTTCGCCAAGGGCGGCCTGAAGCTGTCCGACGAGCTGGAGAACGAGATCGAGTCCCGGCTCGGCGAGACCGAGGGCCGCCCGACCGGCGCGGGTGTCGGCCGGGTCAGCGACGTGCCGGACGCGGTCAACCGCTACATCGACCACCTGCTCCTCTCCACCCCGCACGACCTGCACGGCCTGCGCATCGTGGTGGACTGCGCCAACGGCGCCGCCTCCACCACCGCGCCGCAGGCCTACCGCCGGGCCGGTGCCGAGGTGATCGCCATCCACGCCGACCCGACCGGCCTGAACATCAACGACGGCGTCGGCTCCACCCACCTGGACGTGCTCCAGGCGGCGGTGCTGGAGCACGGGGCCGACCTGGGCATCGCTCACGACGGCGACGCCGACCGCTGCCTGGCGGTGGACGGCACCGGCGCCGAGGTGGACGGCGACCAGATCATGGCCGTGCTGGCGTTGGCCCTCAAGGACGCCGGCGAGCTCAAGGACGACACGCTCGTCGCCACCGTGATGAGCAACCTCGGCCTGCACCTGGCCATGAAGGAGTACGGAGTGCGGCTGCTCACCACCGCGGTCGGCGACCGCTACGTGGTGGAAGAGCTGCGCTCCGGCGGCTACTCGCTGGGCGGCGAGCAGTCCGGTCACGTGATCTTGCCCTCGCACGCCACCACCGGCGACGGCCTGCTCACCGCGCTGCGGCTGATGGCCCGCGTGGCCGCCACCGGCAAGTCGCTCGGCGAGTTGGCCGGCGTCATGCGACGGCTGCCGCAGGTGCTGATCAACGTGCGGGTGGCCGACAAGGCGGCCGTCGCCGCGGCCGAGACCGTGAACAAGGCCGTCGCCGAGGTGACGGCCGAGCTGGGCGAGACCGGCCGCGTGCTGCTGCGCCCGTCCGGCACCGAGCAGTTGGTCCGGGTCATGGTCGAGGCCCCCAGCCACGACGAGGCCCACGGCGCCGCGACCCGGCTGGCCGAGGTCGTTTCCGCGGTGCGTTGA
- a CDS encoding WXG100 family type VII secretion target: MSDGIVKVTFAEIQQASQDVTNAANTVGGHLDTLKSKIAPIVADWTGDAAEAYQNAQRNWDAAAKDFKETLEAIGIAVRQAADGYESAEGSAKKLWG, translated from the coding sequence GTGAGTGACGGCATCGTCAAGGTCACTTTCGCCGAGATCCAGCAGGCGTCCCAGGACGTGACCAACGCGGCCAACACGGTCGGCGGGCACCTGGACACGCTGAAGAGCAAGATCGCGCCGATCGTCGCCGACTGGACCGGTGACGCGGCGGAGGCCTACCAGAACGCCCAGCGCAACTGGGACGCGGCGGCCAAGGACTTCAAGGAGACCCTCGAGGCGATCGGCATCGCCGTCCGCCAGGCCGCCGACGGCTACGAGAGCGCCGAGGGTTCGGCCAAGAAGCTCTGGGGCTGA
- the rpsI gene encoding 30S ribosomal protein S9 yields MTTPDHEPEQLADEAVAAEATEAVETETTEADAVAEFDAVAEDAEAEAAPAPAPVALPNRLIQTVGRRKEAIVRVRLVPGSGKFTLNGKSLEQYFPNKVHQQLIKEPLVTVERVEMFDIIGNLVGGGISGQAGALRLAIARALIEFESEDRPALKKAGFLTRDPRAKERKKYGLKKARKAPQYSKR; encoded by the coding sequence GTGACCACTCCTGACCACGAGCCCGAGCAGCTCGCCGACGAGGCCGTCGCTGCCGAGGCCACCGAGGCTGTCGAGACCGAGACCACCGAGGCCGACGCCGTCGCCGAGTTCGACGCCGTCGCCGAGGACGCCGAGGCCGAGGCCGCGCCGGCCCCCGCCCCGGTCGCGCTGCCCAACCGTCTGATCCAGACCGTCGGCCGCCGCAAGGAGGCCATCGTTCGCGTGCGACTGGTGCCGGGTTCCGGCAAGTTCACGCTGAACGGCAAGAGCCTGGAGCAGTACTTCCCGAACAAGGTGCACCAGCAGCTCATCAAGGAGCCGCTGGTGACCGTCGAGCGCGTCGAGATGTTCGACATCATCGGCAACCTCGTCGGCGGCGGCATCTCCGGCCAGGCCGGTGCGCTGCGGCTGGCGATCGCCCGCGCGCTCATCGAGTTCGAGTCCGAGGACCGTCCGGCCCTGAAGAAGGCCGGCTTCCTGACCCGTGACCCGCGGGCCAAGGAGCGCAAGAAGTACGGTCTGAAGAAGGCCCGCAAGGCGCCTCAGTACTCCAAGCGTTGA